From the genome of Candidatus Ruthia magnifica str. Cm (Calyptogena magnifica):
GGATAAGTGTTTCCCATTGTTGCTGATTGTTAATGTCAAGTATAGTGGGTTTTGTAATGCCTGGTTTTTCTTCTACTTTTGGTTGTAATTTTTCCTCAATTGGCGCTGATATTTTAACTTCAGACTTAATTTCTATCATTTTTTTTTCTGTGTTAGGTTGAGTGTCACTACGAAATGCTAACATTCTAAGTAGTGTCATCTCAAATCCAATTTGTTCACTAGGGGCTAGTGCCATATCTTTAGAGCCGTTGATTGACATTTGATAAAAAATTTGTAAATCAAAGTTTGATATTTGTGTGCTAAGATTTTGGATGGTCTTGTTGCTTTCAGTATTAACAATTTGTGAAATAGATATTTTGTGAAATAACGAGCTTAAATCTTTAAGTGCATTGCTAAGGTTTTCACCACGGCGAGATAAGTCTTTAATAAAATCAATTACAGCTTTGGCATCTTGGCTAAATAAATGTGTTGTTAATTTAATAATATCATCATGATGCACCAAGCCCAGCATGGCTTTAATGTCAGCGTTAGTTACCGTACCTTTACCATAAGAAATTGATTGATCAAGTAAACTCAGTGCATCGCGCATTGAACCATTACCAAAATCAGCAATTTGACCAAGAGCTGATTCTTCATAGCTTAGTACTTCAGCATTCATGATAAATTTTAACTGTTCTAGAATTTCATCATGAGTCAGTTGTTGTAATGTGAATTGCAAGCAACGTGATAAAACGGTTACGGGTAGTTTTTGTGGATCTGTGGTTACTAATAAGAATTTAACGTGTTCTGGCGGCTCTTCAAGGGTTTTTAAAAGCGCGTTAAAGCTGTTTTTGGAAAGCATATGCACTTCATCAATAAGATAAATCTTATAGCGATTTTTGCTTGGCATATATTGTGCATTTTCTAAAATATCACGCATGTTATCCACCCCTGTATGTGAGGCAGCATCAAGTTCAATTAAATCAATAGATTGACCTTTGTCAATTTCAACACAAGTAGCGCATTTGTCACAAGGCTTTGAGCTAATACCTTGTTCACAATTAATAGATTTGGCAAGAATTCTAGCAATCGTGGTTTTGCCAACACCACGTGTACCTGTGAATAAAAAACCGTGATGCAAATTATTAGCATCAAGTGCATTGATTAGGGTTTTTTTGGTGTGTGTTTGACCTACCAATTTAACAAAAGAATGCGGACGATACTTCCTAGCTAGAACTTGATAGTGCTCACTCATAAAAAATAGGATTGATTATATTAAAAGTGATAGCACCAAAAATATAATCCAACACAAAAAAAGTTATTACCGTTGCTTCTTTCCAGATCTGGCGGGTTTCATAACCATTCATTGTCGGCATACCTTTGATACCATCAAAAGTTATTTTACATTTAGTCTGACTAATTTGTTGGCTAATTCTAAACGTTTTGGTGTACCTATATCTTGCCAGTATCCAGTATAGTGTTCTGCACTAATTTGATTTTTAGCGATGGCTACTTTTAACACCTTTGAAAGTGCTAATTTTTTCTCAAATAAATAAAACTTGAATAGAGTGGGATGGTAAATACCAATACCAGAAAAAGTATAGGTTTTTGTGTTTGCTAAGATTAATTGAGTGTTGTTTAATGAAAAATCACCTGCTGGATTGTGCTTAGGATTGTCAATTAGTACAAGGTGAGCTAGTGAGTTTATTGGGAGTGTTAGAGTTGACAAATCATAATCACAAAGTACATCGCTGTTAATAACAACAAAAGGATTGATGCCTAACAAAGGCAATGCTTTTATAATACCACCTGCAGTTTCTAACGCGCCTTTTGATTCGTCACTATAGTGAATGTTGACACCAAATTTTGAGCCATTACCAAGATAAGACTTAATTTGTTCGCCTAAATGTGAAATATTAATGACTATTTTGGTAATACCAGAATTTTTTAAGGCGTTAATTGAATGTTCAATGAGTGTTAAATCACGAACCTTAATTAAAGGTTTTGGTATGTTTTTAGTCAGCGGCATCATGCGTTTTCCTCGACCTGCTGCTAGAATCATACCAAACATAAAAGTTCTTTAAGTACTGCAAGTTCTGGGTATTTATTGGCTATTTGTTGTACGTACTTTTTAACCAATGGTAGGTCATTTAAGTATTGGTGTTTGTTGTCTCTAATTGATAGACGTTTAAAGATACCCAATATTTTCAAATGACGTTGCAATCCCATCAATTCAAACTGTTTTTCAAATTGAAGAAATTCAATATCAATATTAGCTTGGTTATAGTAGTATTGTAAAAGCGCTTGCAATTCAAAGGGTTGCAATTCAAAGTAAGCATCTTTAAGCAGTGAACATAAATCATAAGTATTTGAACCAATTAGTGCATCTTGAAAATCAATCACACCCAAATCATTATCTTTTAGCGCCATTAAGTTGCGACAATGATAATCACGATGTACAAACACTTGTTCTGAATTGAGTGCATTATCAGACAATAACCGAAAAATATTTTGCAAATTTTGAAGATGAGCACTGGATAGTATTTTTGGTAAGTACCAGTCTATTAGTAGTTGCATTTCAGCGTTAAGCAGTTGTTTGTCGTATTTTTTAAGTGCTAGGTTTTTGGTATTAATAGTTTGTATTTTGATGAGTTCATTAATGGCTATTTTATATAAATCAAGATTAAAATTTCCATTTAAAGCTTGTAAAAATGTGGTTGATCCCAAATCCTCTAATAGTAAAAAACCTTGTTTTAAATCTACGCTGATTATTTTTGGTGCGTGAATATTATGCCGGTTAAGCAGTTTAGCAATTTTGATAAAAGATCCAATATTTTCCTTTAAGGAAAGTGCATCCATGGCAATAAAAGTTTCTTGCTGATACTGAACTCTAAAATAACGACGAAAACTAGCGTCGTCACTTGCATGTGTGAATTCAAAATTTTGATGACCAAAGAAATTTTTAAGCCAAATGTCTAGTTTATCAGGGTGTTCATCATACATTTTTTAAACTTTGGTAGTAATCATAAATACAGTTCCAGATATTACCAATATTGCCACGGTTGATTAACTTACCATCAACTTTGGTAATGGGCATAATTTCACGCGTAGAGCTAGAAATCCATAGCTCGTCTGCAATGTTTAGCTCATTCATTGAAAATGAGGTTTCTTTAATAGGAATATGACATGCTCTTGCACTTTTTAGTACTAAATCGCGAGTAATGCCAGATAGGATGTGAGCACTAGTCGGATGGGTAAATAGCGTGTTATTTTTGATTATAAATACATTAGAAGTCGCACCTTCAGTCACTTGATTGTCTCGATAAAGAATAATTTCTTCAACGTTTTTTTCTTTTGCTTGTTGTAAATACATGACATTGGCTAAAAGAGAAGTGGATTTAATATCACATCGATGCCAGCGAATATCTGGCTGGGTGATGGCTGAAAATCCTGCTTTAAGTGCTTGCTTGGTTTTGGTTAGTAAAGGATTAGATTCGATATAAACTGTTGGTGTTAAATCATTAAAACTGTATTTACGTTTATCACTTACACCACGACTTATTTGTAAATAAATTGATTGCTCTTTGTTATCGTAAAAGCCAAGAAGTTTACTCAGAATATTGTACCATTCTTTTAGATTATATGGGTTTTTGATTTTGACTGAATCAAGGCTTGCTTGTAAGCGTAATAGATGTGCATTAAGGTGAAATATTTTGTTGTTATAAACAGGAATGATCTCATAAACACCATCGCCAAACAAAAAACCTCTATCCATCACAGAAATATGTGCTTGGTTTTTTTCAATAAATTCGTTGTTTAAAAATATCACTAAAACCCAATAGCTCCAAGCATACGAGAGAAAAAGCTTGCTTGTTGTATATTTTCAAGCGCAATTAGTGGAATACTTACTATGGTTTTACCTCTAAATTGGATGAGTAATTTTCCAACAATATCACCTTTTTTGATAGGTGCTGACAAAGCTGTATCAAGTTGAATCACTTGGTCTGAAAGTTTAAACTGGCCACGTACTAGAGTAAAGCTGCCTACCTTTGATGTACCTACCTTTAGTGTATCTTTGGTTGCACTGGCAATAGGCACTTCTTTTTTGATATCTTTAATGGTTTGAGTTTCGAAAAAACGAAAGCCATAATCAAGAATTTTTTGTGTTTGAGAGGTTCGAGCGTTCACGCTACTAGACCCTAAAACAACAGAAATCAAACGCATACCAGCGCGTTTAGCACTGGCTACTAAGTTATAACCTGCTTTTTTAGTAAATCCAGTTTTTAGACCATCCACTGTATGATCGCTCCATAGTAGTTTATTACGATTACGTTGTTTAATGCCGTGGTAAGTGAATTCTTTTTGTGAGTACCACTGATAGAATTTTGGAAAGTCTCTGATCGTTGCTATTGCTAATAGTGTTATATCAGCGGCAGTGGTGTATTGATTATCGTTTGGCAAGCCAGAAGCATTCTCAAACCAAGAATTATTCATACCAAGTTGACGTGCATATTCATTCATATAAGTGGTAAACGTACTTTCAGTTCCTGCAATATGTTCAGCCAAGGCGACAGCAGAATCGTTACCAGATTGAATAATCATGCCTTTAAGCAATGTTTCAAGTTTAATGCTTTTGCCCACTTCTACAAAACTTTTTGAGCCACCTGTTTTCCACGCCTTTTTACTGATACGTACTTCATCTTCTAAGCTGATACGACCATCGTTAATAAATTGGAAAACAACATAGGCTGTCATTAGTTTGGTTAGACTTGCTGGTGCACGCTTGTCATGTTGTTTGCTACTTGCAATGACTTTTCCGGAATTATAATCAACAATACTATAAGCAGCAGTAGATATTTTCGGTGCTTTTGGAGTGATAAAGATTACTGCTTGAGTATTTAAGACAAGAGAAGATATAAGGATGACCAATGGTTTGATGATTAATTGATATTGCATAAAGTATTAGTTGTTTAGTTGTTTAATGCTTGTCTGAACTTATTTGATAGTTGATAAATTACCACAGTACATCTATTATCATGATTATAACGCGTTAGCACGTAAAAATTCTAAAAAGTGAACCAAGTTTCATTGATTTCATCTTATGGTGGGTAAACGCTAATTTGATTTTATTTTTAATATCTTGATGAGTATTCAAACTTTTATTGTGCCAATATTTGGATATTTTTTAGATTTGTTGACGCTTAATCTAGTGTATTTTCAGTGTTTTAATTGAAACGTAATAGGTCTTGCAAATTCACCCACATCATGCCACCATAAGAGTTTTGTATGAATAAAGATAGAATGAAGTTTTCACATGATATAAACTAGAATTTTTTTTCTATAATTGCCAAAGTTGAATACGTGTCTTTTTTGTTGCCGTAATTGGTCTCAATTAAAAATAGTAACAATAATTTTTGCAGATACATTATTCTAAGTTAATAGGGTAATGACATCGACCGACACTAATACCTGCTAAGGTATTAGCAATCAAAGAACAAATGATACCTAGGTTTATTTTTTGCCAATTAACCCAGTATTTACTTTTCAGTATGTTTAAGCGTTATTAAGTTACCTTGTCAAAAGTTGATGTCATTTTTAATACGTTGTTTAGTAATAAACAAATTTTTATCTACAAGTGTTAGCTCTTTATTTAAAAAAATAAAGAGTAATTCATCTTTGTTAAAACCATTTTTTTAATAAAATCATGAGTCGCTGGTAAAGTTTTAGCAGCAATCAAGCTAGAAAAATAAATTAATTTTGTAAATATCTTGGTGTTTTGTGCTTGCGAATTGCCATGACAATGCCAAAGCTAGACATTAAAGTGATGAGTGATGAACCGCCATAACTAATCAGTGGTAATGGCACACCCACTACAGGTAATAGCCCAGATACCATGCCAATATTAACAAAAATATAAGTAAAGAAGATGAGAGTTAAACTCGCACCTAATAGTTTTGAAAAATTATCTTCTGACTGGAAAGAAATTACCAATAATCGATAGATAATTAGCCCGTACAAAATAAATAAGAATATAACACCTATAAAACCCAATTCTTCAGCGATCACAGCAAAGATAAAATCAGTTGCATGCTCAGGTAGGAAATTAAGTTGAGATTGAGAGCCTTGCTCCAAACCTTTGCCAACCAGACCGCCAGATCCAATCGCAATTTTTGATTGCAAGATATGATAGCCAGAACCTAACGGGTTAGAACTTGGGTCAATCAAAGTTAGGATGCGTTTTTTTTGATAATCCATTAATAGATAGCTCCATGTAACATAAGCACCTGAGGTGATAATTGATGAAATTAGTGCAAAATTCAACCAATTATTTTTAAGAATTTGAACATGGATGCCTGAAAAAAACAACACGTAAAAGCCAGAAGCGCCAATTAATAGCGAAGTGCCCAAATCTGGCTGTTTGGCAATGAGTATTACGATTAAAATAATGGCAACAATGGATAAAAAAATAGGTAGTGGTTTTGGCGGCAAGGTTTTTTCACTAAGAATTGAAGCAATGGCGATAGGGACGATAACTTTCATAATTTCAGAAGGCTGAAAACGTATAAAACCCAAATTAAGCCAGCGTTGAGCGCCACCACTGCTTGAGCCAAAAACTAAGACTAAAATCAGTAAAAAGATACCAAACAACATCAAGTAAGGAGAAAGACGCCTAAGTTGGTAGGGTGGTATTTGGGCAATTACTAGCATCGCACTAATTGCTAGTACAAAATGAAACACTTGTTTATAAATAGTTTGTATAGAGCTCGCTGAGGCTGAATAAAGCACAACAAGTCCAAATCCACTGAGTATTATAATCAATAAAAATAAAGGCGTATCCATCTTAAAGTAATGCCAATAATGGCGTATTTTTGCAATACTTAATAATTTCATAACAATAACAAACCAACAGATCTGGTATCAGATAATAGTAAGTTAAAACTTCGACATGCTGATTTATTATTCATACTTTCAGTGCCAATACCCATTTGCCGAATAGCCTCTTGTTGTTTTGGGTGTAAAAATTGATGTGTTGCACCTGTGCCGATAATTAGTAAATCAATATCATCTTGATTAGACAGGGGAAATAATGAAATTTTATCAATATCATCAAGATGAGCCATATCAACTTCACAATAATAACGAGAAGAAATAAAACAAGGAATTTTAAACTGTGCATGTGCTAATTTAACATAGCGTTCTTCGATAGAAACAATACTGTTATAACTTGCTTCTTGTTGGTTAAATTCCATGATATTACAGTGACTATTTGGTGAGTAAAAGCATATTATAACAGTGTAAAATTAATTACTTTCTATATTAGAGAGGCAGATGTCAAATTTAAGCAATACAGACATATACGATGCAGATTTATCCAGCGGCGTTACTGCATTTGATACTAAGAATTTTACCATGGCGTATCAATTATTAGCCCCACTTGCCACAAAGGGTAATACTGAGGCTTTATGGCGTGTTGGTATGATGCAAATGAATGGTTTAGGTATGGTCGAAAACCAGCCTTTAGGATTTGAAAACTTCCTGCAAGCAGCAAGTCAAGGGCATGCATTTGCTCATCACATGCTAGGTGTAGCATATATGACTGGCGAAGGCGTAGAAAAAGATATTGTAAAGTCTATTGAGTGGTTTGAAAAAGGCGCTGAATTTGGCATTCCTGGTCCGATGTATGCACTAGGCATGTTGTTTGAAGATGATAAAGAGGTTAAACAAGATTTAGAAAAAGCGAAATATTGGTTTGACAAAGCTGATAGAGTAAGTCCATAATAATAATGAAATCAAGATTTGCTCCATCCCCAACAGGCTGCCTACATATAGGCGGTGCTAGAACTGCACTTTTTGCTTGGGTTTGGGCCAAAAAGCAACATGGTAAATTTGTATTACGTATTGAAGATACAGATTTAGAGCGCTCAAACCAAGCATCCGTTGATGCAATTTTACAAGGTATGAATTGGCTTGGGCTTGACTATGATGAAGGCCCTTTTTATCAAACAGATCGTTTTAATCGGTACAAGCAAGTTGTTCGGCAACTATTAGATGAAAAAAAAGCCTATTATTGTGAATGCTCTAAAGAGCGCCTACAAATCTTACATGAAGATTTAATCAAGCAAGGTAAAAAAGTCAGGTATGACGGTTGTTGTCGAGATAAGAATCTAAATGATGGTGTTGTACGTTTTAACAATCCAGAAGATGGTTTGGTGATTTTTAATGATGTGATTAAAGGGCAAATTTCAATCAATAATAAAGAATTGGATGATTTAATTATCGTTCGCAGCGATGGCACACCAACTTATAATTTAACTGTGGTAGTTGATGACCATGATATGCAAATTGATTGTGTTATTCGTGGTGATGACCATATTAACAACACCCCCAAGCAAATTAACCTTTATCAGGCATTAGGCTGGCATTTACCAGAATTTGCTCATTTACCCATGATTTTAAGCAGTGATGGTGCACGTCTTTCAAAACGTCATGACGCTGTAAGTATCATGACTTATCGAGATGCGGGATTTTTGCCTGAAGCTTTGCTTAATTATTTAGCTCGTTTGGGTTGGTCGTATGGAGACCAAGAAATATTTTCTATGGATGAAATTGTTAAATTATTTGAATTAAAGAGCATCAATAAGGCGCCTGCAAGTTTTAATCAGGATAAGCTTTTATGGCTCAATCAAAAAATTATTAAAAATTCTAGTGTTGAAAATTTGCTTAATAATTTAACTTGGCATCTGCAAAACCAGGCAATTACTATTACAAATGCGCCTAATATTGAAGCGGTTGTTCAATACTTGCAAAATAGATGTAAAACTTTGGTTGACATGGCAGGTGAAGTAAAAATGTTTTATCAAGATTTCGATACTTTTGATGAAAAACTTGCCAAAAGATACCTTAAAGATAAAACACCACTCAAGCATTTATTTGCAAAACTAGAAGCTCTAAGAATCTGGAAAGCCAACAACATTAAACAAGCTGTTAAAGAAGTGTGTTTTGAGCTTAACATTAGTTTTGGTAAAGTAGGCCAACCATTCAGGCTTGCACTAAGTGGTAATGGCAATGCAGGTAGTATTGATATTGTAGCTGAACTGGTTGGTAAAAATAAAGCGTTATCACGTTTAAAAATGGCGATTGATTCTTAAAAGATAGAATAAGCAATAGTAAAAAATACCCATAAATATGATAGATTTATCAATATTTAAAACTCAGTATCAAGCACTACAAGATTCAATCAAGGTTATTTTTTTAAATAATCCAGAAGTAACTCAAACACTTGTATTGTCTAGAAGTGAGGGGATTGATCAATTACTTAAAGATATTTGGCAAAGCTTGAACCTTTCAAATCAGTTATGTTTGGTGGCTGTTGGTGGTTATGGTAGAAGCGAATTGCATCCGTATTCGGATATAGATTTGTTGATTTTAATTCCTGATGATGCGCATGATACCTATCAACAAAGTATTGCTAGCTTTTTAACATTTTTATGGGATGTGAATTTAGAAGTAGGACATGCAACTCGGGATTTAAAGGATTGTATTAGTGTGATTGATGATATTAGTGTGGTGACTAGTTTATTAGAATCTCGTGTTATTTTAGGTAAAGTATCTTTATTTTTAAAGATGAAGGCTGTGATTAAATCTAGCGTTTGGTCAAATCAATCATTTTTAGTTGAAAAGCAAAAAGAACAACACAATCGTCATCAAAATTTATCCAATACTGCCTATAATTTAGAACCAAACATCAAACAAAGTCCTGGCGGTCTAAGAGATATTCAAACAATTGTTTGGGTAGCAAAGTGGTATTTTGATGTCAATACTTTGTTTGAACTGGTCGATAAGCAATATTTAACAACGACTGAGTATGAGTTATTAAAAATATCACAACTGTTTTTATTTAAAGTCAGATTTGCACTGCATATTATCGCTAATCGACGTGAAGACAGGCTTGCATTTCAATATCAAAAATCTGTGGCAACCATGCTGGGTTATGTTGATGGAGATTCTTTGTCAGTTGAAGCTTTTATGAAGGATTATTATCAAACTGTGACTAGAGTGTCGCGCCTTAATGACATTTTGTTACAATTATTAGAAGATGAGATTTTAAATACACAACGTTTGAACAGTCGCTTTATGATTAGTTATGGTTATATTTATTCAATTAATGATCAAGTTTTTATTCAAACGCCATCTGCTTTTATGGAAATATTTTTACTCATTGCTAAGCATAATTATGTGCGTGGCATCAGTGCAAAAACGCTTAGACAAATGCAAAATAGCATTAGTTTAATTGATTTTCATTATTACAAAAAGCGCAAGAATAATCGCCTATTCATTGAGTTATTACAACAAAATCAAGGAGTTAATAAAGCGTTAAAACTCATGAATCGTTATGGTATTTTAGAGCACTATATTCCTACTTTTGGTAAGATTATGGGTCTAATGCAGTATGATTTATTTCATGCTTATACAGTGGATCAGCATACGTTGTTTGTGATTCGTAATTTGAGGCGTTTTTTTGTACCTGAGTTTGCTAAGGAATTTGCGCTTTGTAGCGAGATAGCACAAGGTATTCAAAAACCAGAATTATTATTATTGGCAGGGCTTTTTCATGATATTGCCAAGGGTAGAGATGGAGAACATGCTCAGTTGGGTGCAATTGATGTGCGTGAGTTTTGTCAGCATCATCAATTAAAAACGAGCGATACTGATTTGGTTTCAAAGTTAGTTGAAAAGCATTTACTCATGTCAGCGGTTGCGCAAAAGCAAGATATTAGTGATTTTGAAGTGATTGAGCATTTTGCTGAACAGGTGGTCACAATTAAATTTTTAGAATTTTTGTATTTATTAACAAACGCTGATATTCGTGCAACAAAAGACGATTTATGGAATAGTTGGAAAGACTCTTTACTAAAAAAACTATTTTATAATACCAAAAAATACCTAGAAAGTAATAATGATCAGCGCCCAAGTGTAGATCAAAGAGCACAAGGTATTAAACAAACTATTATTAAGGATTCTATTGCTCAAGGTTATCAAATTAGTGATGTTGAAAGGGTATTGTCAGCTTTACCTAAAGACTATTATGTGCGTTATGAAATTGATGATATTTTATGGCATTTGAGTTTTGCCATTAAAATAACTTCGGATAAGATTATCGTTAGTTCTAAAATTTCACAACACAATGTGGTTGATATTTTTGTGCTGTGTGATGATTTTAAAGGCTTATTCTTTAAATTAATTAGTATTCTTGAAAGACTGGGTCTTGATATTGTGGATGCTAAAATTTTAACCACAAAGAATGGAAGAGTGTATAACACGATTAGTGTTTTGCAAGATGCAGCTCTTAAACACATCAATATAAATCAAGAAATCAAAAATGATCTGGATAATTTTGATGTGAGCATAAGAACAACTCATGATATATACACATATCGACACTTTGATCATAAAATGAAAGTTAGCTTTAATGTGAATGAACAGTGGAACTTAACCCAATTAGAGATCAATGTGATTGATAAGCAAGGCATACTTTCTAATATTGCCTATGTTTTCTTTGAATTAGATATTTCATTAATTAATGCTAGAATTGCCACTATGGGGGAAAGGGTTGAAGATGTGTTTTTTATTAGCAATGCTAAAAATCAACCATTAAGTATGGTAGAACAATTAGCGCTTAAAGAGGCCTTGGAAGAAAGATTGTAAAAAAATATTATGCGAGTTAAATAATGATATAATCTCATGCAGTCAGCAGTCCTGCTATTTCTTTTTTTCATTATCAGAAAAACATTACAAAAAATATGAACGATAAAATTAAAGTAGTGACTGACGCTTCTTTTGAAGCAAATGTTGTTAACTCATCACAAGTGGTATTGGTAGATTTTTGGGCTGAGTGGTGCGGGTCATGCAAGGCATTAATGTCTGTATTAGATGAAATTGCTGATGAATATGATGGTAAA
Proteins encoded in this window:
- the glnD gene encoding [protein-PII] uridylyltransferase is translated as MIDLSIFKTQYQALQDSIKVIFLNNPEVTQTLVLSRSEGIDQLLKDIWQSLNLSNQLCLVAVGGYGRSELHPYSDIDLLILIPDDAHDTYQQSIASFLTFLWDVNLEVGHATRDLKDCISVIDDISVVTSLLESRVILGKVSLFLKMKAVIKSSVWSNQSFLVEKQKEQHNRHQNLSNTAYNLEPNIKQSPGGLRDIQTIVWVAKWYFDVNTLFELVDKQYLTTTEYELLKISQLFLFKVRFALHIIANRREDRLAFQYQKSVATMLGYVDGDSLSVEAFMKDYYQTVTRVSRLNDILLQLLEDEILNTQRLNSRFMISYGYIYSINDQVFIQTPSAFMEIFLLIAKHNYVRGISAKTLRQMQNSISLIDFHYYKKRKNNRLFIELLQQNQGVNKALKLMNRYGILEHYIPTFGKIMGLMQYDLFHAYTVDQHTLFVIRNLRRFFVPEFAKEFALCSEIAQGIQKPELLLLAGLFHDIAKGRDGEHAQLGAIDVREFCQHHQLKTSDTDLVSKLVEKHLLMSAVAQKQDISDFEVIEHFAEQVVTIKFLEFLYLLTNADIRATKDDLWNSWKDSLLKKLFYNTKKYLESNNDQRPSVDQRAQGIKQTIIKDSIAQGYQISDVERVLSALPKDYYVRYEIDDILWHLSFAIKITSDKIIVSSKISQHNVVDIFVLCDDFKGLFFKLISILERLGLDIVDAKILTTKNGRVYNTISVLQDAALKHININQEIKNDLDNFDVSIRTTHDIYTYRHFDHKMKVSFNVNEQWNLTQLEINVIDKQGILSNIAYVFFELDISLINARIATMGERVEDVFFISNAKNQPLSMVEQLALKEALEERL